The following proteins come from a genomic window of Hydractinia symbiolongicarpus strain clone_291-10 chromosome 2, HSymV2.1, whole genome shotgun sequence:
- the LOC130630500 gene encoding V(D)J recombination-activating protein 1-like yields MADPESQHNIYLTKLCRICQEHTGKVLRNALSVTKFSERIEKAFRIDLKGDHPTVHPRKICLKCYSLMKNVETKNTTPILNVKSWFPHNPSDCDTCKLGSIKSRGGKKTKSKSVGRPPKDGSMWTRHMTEVLYEKTPEDIIPRRYSREDFSCNKSLPEFICFLCKDILRRPVGIMPCEHNFCLECLVPNIEGRRETDWKCPQCKLLIKSNQINPSKKIQNLTKMLSTKCKRCGHLFNLDEEKEKKQHEASCISQSPTINDAKSDEAVLQIIRKKMAESKLPNKSIVFKTAGRVSTHFF; encoded by the coding sequence ATGGCTGACCCAGAGAGTCAACACaatatatatttaacaaaactGTGTCGAATTTGTCAGGAGCATACTGGCAAGGTCCTAAGAAATGCCTTATCCGTCACAAAATTTTCTGAAAGAATTGAAAAAGCCTTTAGAATAGACCTAAAAGGGGACCATCCAACAGTACACCCtagaaaaatttgtttaaaatgctactctttaatgaaaaatgtggAAACCAAAAATACAACACCCATATTAAATGTGAAATCATGGTTTCCACATAATCCAAGTGACTGTGACACTTGCAAATTGGGGTCTATTAAATCAAGAGGTGGAAAAAAAACCAAATCTAAAAGTGTGGGAAGACCACCGAAAGATGGTAGTATGTGGACACGACACATGACTGAGGTGTTATACGAAAAGACTCCGGAAGATATCATACCAAGGAGATACAGCAGAGAGGATTTCTCTTGTAATAAGTCACTGCCAGAATTTATATGCTTTTTGTGCAAGGATATTCTTAGAAGACCTGTAGGGATAATGCCTTGTGAGCACAACTTCTGCTTAGAATGTTTGGTACCCAATATTGAAGGTAGGAGAGAAACGGACTGGAAATGCCCTCAATGCAAACTGCTTATAAAAAGCAACCAAATTAATCCAtcaaaaaagatacaaaatcTCACAAAAATGTTATCGACCAAATGTAAAAGATGTGGTCATTTATTTAATTTGgacgaagaaaaagaaaaaaaacagcatgAGGCATCGTGCATCAGTCAATCTCCAACAATCAATGATGCAAAATCTGATGAAGCAGTTTTGCaaatcatcaggaaaaaaaTGGCCGAATCAAAACTTCCAAATAAAAGCATTGTATTCAAAACAGCTGGTAGAGTaagtacacattttttttaa
- the LOC130630499 gene encoding uncharacterized protein LOC130630499 yields MQKPKAEREAVTQRTLKSLTDDLLAFRQSGGDIKNAKHFNNVIHERLFNIPIDQVALPALHISLGTFLKIFNMLETACSDLDIKLTANGQSLDPDALTFIERCQKLKDCKWVIKDCEEKIELVNQALAVEIFRNPENANELRNIYEPRIVFLSNKLKEKSNEAEKIQNESGTERWDGPCTRKLDETLKLLNVERQAYHGRSFVGNHVHKMLKDDNIMKLCNSIPELICHMGYRGTDVHKEAIGICVKFKKLFWYYAQCHALMNSREKFDEKMLNDLETAIENFMNFYRKTWPDASITPKLHMLENHAIDFVRRWGTAFGFYGEQGAESIHPTFNKLMATYCQMKPPTKRLQAMMNEHLTRVHPRSQVLRPSIRKRKHEE; encoded by the exons atgcagAAGCCCAAAGCTGAAAGAGAAGCAGTTACCCAGCGAACTTTAAAATCTTTGACAGATGACTTACTGGCATTTCGCCAGTCAGGAGGTGACATCAAAAATGCCAAACACTTTAACAATGTAATTCATGAACGGTTATTCAACATTCCAATTGACCAG GTTGCATTGCCTGCACTACACATCTCCTTAGGAACCTtccttaaaatatttaatatgcTTGAAACTGCTTGCTCAGATTTGGACATCAAATTGACAGCAAATGGCCAAAGTTTGGATCCTGATGCATTAACTTTTATTGAGAGATGCCAGAAATTGAAAGATTGTAAGTGGGTTATAAAAGACTGCGAGGAAAAGATTGAACTCGTTAATCAGGCATTGGCTGTTGAAATTTTTCGAAATCCCGAAAATGCAAATGAACTCCGGAACATATATGAGCCTAGAATAGTATTCTTAAGTAACAAGTTAAAAGAAAAG TCTAACGAGGCTGAAAAAATTCAAAACGAGTCAGGAACAGAGCGATGGGATGGTCCTTGTACAAGGAAACTTGATGAAACTTTAAAACTGTTGAATGTTGAACGACAAGCGTACCACGGGCGGAGTTTTGTTGGCAACCATGTGCATAAAATGCTCAAG GATGATAACATCATGAAACTTTGTAACTCGATACCTGAGTTGATATGTCACATGGGATATAGAGGTACAGATGTTCATAAAGAAGCCATTGGAATCTGTGTTAAGTTCAAGAAGCTTTTCTGGTACTATGCACAATGTCATGCGTTAATGAACAGTAGAGAGAAATTTGACGAGAAAATGTTGAATGATTTAG AAACTGCAATTGAAAACTTCATGAACTTTTACCGAAAAACTTGGCCAGATGCGTCGATTACGCCAAAGTTACACATGCTGGAAAATCATGCGATTGATTTTGTCAGAAGATGGGGTACAGCATTTGGTTTTTATGGAGAGCAGGGTGCAGAGAGCATTCATCCAACATTCAACAAGTTGATGGCTACTTATTGTCAAATGAAGCCTCCCACAAAGCGATTGCAAGCAATGATGAACGAACACCTGACACGTGTCCACCCCAGGTCGCAAGTGCTTCGCCCCTCAATTAGGAAAAGAAAACATGAGGAATGA